Within Malaclemys terrapin pileata isolate rMalTer1 chromosome 20 unlocalized genomic scaffold, rMalTer1.hap1 SUPER_20_unloc_3, whole genome shotgun sequence, the genomic segment cagggatggcccagtgcattgtgggagcgTGGAGGGCTATGGGTGTCTGCAGTGCCCCCTatcccagtgcattgtgggagcgTGGTGGGCCATGGGCCTGTCCGCTGCCTGGCCCTGCAGAGATGGGGTGCCTGGATggcccaggggctgggccagcTGTGTGACGCCCGGGGCCCCTCTCCCCGCAGGGACCGGGAGCGTGAGCGGGACCGGCGGGACCGGAGCCGGGAGCGGGACAAGGAGCGGGAGCGCCGGCGCAGCCGGTCCAGGGAGCGCCGGCGCCGCACCCGCAGCCGGGAGAAGGAGGAGCGGAAGCGGAGCCGGGAGCGCAGCAAGGATAAGGACAAGGAGCGGGAGCGGAAGCGGCACAGCCGCAGCCGGGAGCGCAAGCGGGACCGGGACCGGGAACGTGACAAGAAGGAGGAGCTGCCCGAGGGGGGGGATGCCCAGGCCGAGGAGGTGGCGCTGGGCGAGCTGGGCCTGGACAGGCTGGAGCTGAAGCTGGAGGGCGAGGAGAagggcagggacagggacagggacagggaacGGGACCGCCGGCGCAGCCACCGGGACCGCGACAAGGacagggacagggagagggacagggagcGCCGGCGGGAGCGGGACCGGGACCGGGAGCACAAACGGGAGCGGGGCGAGCGCGGCGAGCGGGGGGCCGAGAAGCGGGACGAACGGGCCGGCCAGGACAACGGCATGGCCGAGCCGCTGGAGGAGACCAGCCAGGACATGTTCCTGGACCAGGAGTCCATGCAGTCCGGAGACGGCTACATGTCCACGGAGAACGGGTACCtgctggagccgcccctggagtGAGGGGCGTCCCCTGCCCCCAGACGgggggccagcccccagcccggcctggccacctccctttttttttttaggtgggtAAGTTTTTGTCCCCCCAGTTTCTGTAGTGTGCCCCCCCCATGCCACATGTCTGTATAAAGCCCCGCGCGGCTACATCTGCTTTTCTTTAACCACAATAAAAGGGTTTTAATGGTTCTGCCGTGAGGTGCTGTTATGGGGGGGCTGGGCTAGGACTGGCCAGAGCAGCGGGCCCTGGGACCCGGGGGTCAGCCCTATGCCTTGGCAGGTCCCTCCTGGCCCCACACTTTCCCCTCAAGGAGCAGCCTCGAATGGTGGGCACCAGAAATGGGCCCAGGGTCCAGCCACATCGCACCAGGGCCAAACCGCCTCTGGCCGGGCTCGGGATTCCTCCGTGCGGCATCGTCCAGGGTCCCTGCCTCCGAGGagcgtccccgtcccccccacggTCACCGCGCTCTGCCCCCCCTCGGGCGTTAACGCTCTCAGGCAGCCTTAGCCGGcggcgccccccaccccagtctctgACCCATCCTCTGCCGTGTTCCCGGCACCCCCAGGCAGGCGCGGGGCCCACGGTGTTTCCAGCCAGGCCACTGCTGTCTGGCcaagcccccggggggggggggggggggcgcgactCCTTTCCACCCCCCAGCTGCTGAGGGGTTTGACCCTGAACCTCACCAGCCaggggctctgcctgccccccggagcggatctcccccccccccccccccagccctttggTGCCCTGTGGAGGCAGGTCTGAGGCTCGCCCCAAGAAATCCCCCACGCTGGGGTTGGCCTGGGGAACTCGCTGCCCCTGGACGCGGCGGGGAAGGGCCcgagcactggggggggggcacgaggGGGGGACCCCAGAGAGAGGGGCACCATGGAGGTCCTGCAAggaccccccccagcctggagtggAATAGGGGggctttgctcctccccccccccgctctcaatgtgtgcgggggggggcggctgggaggggttgggggcaggagcctggggcggggggggggacgtgCTCTGTCAGGCGGGAAcacacggggtggggggaggccgcGTGCACAGACGTCGTGCACCCGCCCGGAGCTCCGGGCACGCGCGTCTACACACGCGCCCGGCCCCACGTGCGCGCAGGCACATTCCCCCCCCGCGccgtgcccccccccagccccccatcaccccccccGTGCAACGTGGGGCGGGGCCGGTGCGTGAAGATGGCAGCGCTGAGCAGcgagccgctggggctggagcggggtaagggggctcggggcgggggggcaggagtcagatgtggggggcaggacaggtggtggctgggggggtgagaggggggcgAGGCAGGTGGTAGTTGGGGGGGcaggtggtggctgggggggtgatgtgggggggcgAGGCAGGTGGTAGTTGGGGGGGcaggtggtggctgggggggtgatgtgggggggcgaggcaggtggtggctgggggggtgatggggggcaggacaggtggtggctgggggggcaggtggtggctgggggggtgatgtgggggggcggggcaggtggtagttgggggggctgggggggtgatgtgggggggcagggcaggtggtagttgggggggctgggggggtgatgtggggggcaggacaggtggtggctggggggtgatggggggcaggacaggtggtggctgggggggtgATGTCGGGGGGcaggtggtggctgggggggtgATGTCGGGGGGCAGGAcaggtggtggctgggggggcaggtggtggctgggggggtgatgtggggggggcggggcaggtggtagttgggggggctgggggggtgatgtgggggggcagggcaggtggtagttgggggggctgggggggtgatgtggggggcaggacaggtggtggctggggggtgatggggggcaggacaggtggtggctgggggggtgATGTCGGGGGGcaggtggtggctgggggggtgATGTCGGGGGGCAGGAcaggtggtggctgggggggcaggtggtggctgggggggtgatgtgggggggcggggcaggtggtagttgggggggctgggggggtgatgtggggggcaggacaggTGGTGGCTGGGGGGTGATGTGGGAGTTAGctatgtggggggcaggagggcagggcaggtggtggctgtgggagggcagggcaggagttaGATGATGTGGGGCAGCAGCAGGCAGTGAGTTTTGGGGggttctccctgtcccctcatgTGACCCCCCCCATCCCGTGGCAGACGTGGCGCGCGCCGTGGAGCTGCTGGAGCGGTTGCAGCGAAGTGGGGAGCTGCCCCCCCACAAACTGCAGGCTTTGCAGCGGGTTCTGCAGAGCAAGTTCTGCTCAGCTATCCGTGaggtgagacccccccccggaccccaaAACCCCTGTGTGCCCACAGGCACCCACACAAGCACCCCCCACATCcagtcctgcaccccaaacccctgtacTGTACTCCCACATCCACTCCACATCCCAACCCCTGTACTGCATCCCCACAGACACCCCTGTACCCCCATatccaccctgcaccccaacccctgtactgccccccacatccaccccacacccccacccctgtacTGCACCCCCACAGACATGCTTCCACCCCCACatccaccctgcaccccaacccctgtactgcacccccacatacacccctgcaccccaacctctgtactgcgccccacatccccctgcacctccacatccacccctgcaccccaacccgtgtactgcacccccacatcccctgcacccccacattcaccccctgcactccaaccccctgtacTGCATGCACCCCCTGTACATTCCCTGTACCCCCAGACCCCCACAATCCTCCAGGCCACCTCCAACATCTCTGGGACccccctgctctgcacccccagtccctctgcccccccaaagaGGGTTCTGCAGTTCAACTTCTGCTTGGCCCTCTGGGAGACGAGAtccccccgagccccctccccggtcaccccccaccacacccacccTGACTCCCTGGGGATCCCCTACAATGACCCTCCATGGGTCTCCTGCTGCggcccccccagacaccccccaccccccaagccctGAATCACCTGGGAGCCCCATGGCCTGGCTCAACccccactgcccccgcccccatttcccccagcccgcccggactcctgggttccccccagccctctccttgaCAGCCCCTCCCCGGCTCTCCTCCCCCAGGTCTATGAGCAGCTCTATGACACGCTGGAGATCGCGGGCAGCGCCGAGATCCGGGCCCACGCCACGGCCAAGGTACGgcccccccccggggaccccccacccccgagagcTGGTcctaggcactgccccccccgggatccctccACCCCCGAGAGCTGGGCCTAGGTACCGCCTTCCCCCCCCGAGAGCCGGGCCCAGGtatcgcctcccccccccccccgggatcccccccTCGAGAGCTGGGCCTGTGTACCATCCCCccagagaacccccccccccccccctgagagCCGGGCTTGGCCACTGCACCCCCCCTGGGGACCCCTGAGAGCCGGGCCTGGGCACAGCCCCTCCCgaggaccccccacccccgagagcTGGGCCTAGCCCcgcccgctccccctcccccaagagctGGGCCCAGGCACCGCCCCTCCCCGGGGACCCCTCCCTCgggcgccccgccccccccagcgccctgcGTCTGTGCCCGCAGGCCACGGTGGCGGCATTCGCAGCGAGCGAGGGCCATGCGCACCCCCGGGTGGTGGAGCTGCCCAAGACAGACGAGGGTCTTGGCTTTAACATCATGGGGGGCAAGGAGCAGAACTCGCCCATCTACATCTCCCGCGTCATCCCCGGCGGCGTCGCCGACCGGCACGGCGGTCTCAAGCGGGGGGACCAGCTGCTGTCCGTCAACGGCGTGGTGAGCGGGGGATCGTGGGGGGGTGGCGTGGGGAGGGCACCGGGAGGGGACATGGGAGGGATGCAGGGGAGcaatggggggtaggggggagaccagcatgggggggcactgggaggggatCAGCATGGGGGGGGGACACCGGGAGGGGACGTAGGGGtggccgtggggggggggctggcgtgGGGAGGGCTCCGGGAGGAGACATGGGGGGGCGATGGGGGGCACCAGGAAGGGATGTAGGGAGGATGCTGTGGGGGGTGATGGGGACGGGGACCATGGGGGAGGCACTGGGGAAGGGACATGGGGCAGCACAGGGAGACCGGCCTGGGGACCGGGAGGGCTGAGCGTGTGGGGAGACGGAGGCAGCAGCGAGCAGGGCGTGGGGGGGGCAGcgccgggggggggtgtgtgtctgtgcccCTGACCCCCGTTTGTCCGTGCGTGGGGCAGAGTGTGGAAGGGGAGCAGCACGAGAAGGCCGTGGAGCTGCTGAAGGCGGCCCAGGGGACGGTGAAGCTGGTCGTTCGCTACACGCCCAAGGTGCTGGAGGAGATGGAGGCCCGGTTCGAGAAGATGCGCACGGCCCGCCGGCGCCAGCAGCACCACAGCTACTCGTAAGGGcccccccagaaacctcctgtgcccccccccgaaccccccgtaCCTCGCCAGAACCCCCCGCCGGCGCCAGCAACACCACAGCTACTTGTAAGGGTCCCCCcataagaatgtaagaacggccgtactgggtcagaccaaaggtccatcccacccagtatcctgtcttccgacagtggccaatgccaggtgccccatgtcacagactcacagatcgtgcccactcttggccccatgcggtccgtgggggggtgcccctttcagtgcaacagcccttctcgggaGTCCACTCTCTcctggggtcaggcccctccacctcctggagccgcacccctctgagccttagcacgtctgtctctgccgtgggccccctcagggagtcccctcgctctggaccccccagacctccacccccaaaggggttgatcccctccccccgccccgttctctagcccggagcgactctcagcaaGCATcacacaggagggtttattgagtgttgaacacagcacaggaaactctctgaccctcaggcctggcctccctcagcccagcacatcccagtctccctgaacccaggtgggctctgcctgctccccctctccagcccagagcccccctgctcccagctgggtatctgagatcaccggccccaggcccgcctctgtccattgtcttctctccagggaaacagggttgtaaaccggggcctcctcttcTCAcatctgtcctctggctggaaccagctggttaggtcactgggtcctcactctgcagcccattgtcctcccactggccagaaccggctgcaactcctgagctgggtctccgggtctggtcgctggggtctccatcctccaggccattggctggggtcccacgtTCCCTCTACGGTCCTCTGTaaccacaaactccctctcccctcccctcgttaaaccagtaacccccagggaaactgagtcccaccccctcggtgtgcaaaccattgaaaccccaccgaaAACAAGAAGACAAACAAGAAAattccccacttcgtcacaccccagagggagtgaacctaacagacaatgatcaagtgatctctctcctgccatccatctccaccctctgacaaacagaggtttgggacaccattccttacccagcctggctaataaccattaatggacttcaccaccatgaatttatccagttctcttttaaacactgttatagtcctagccttcacaacctcctcaggcaaggagttccacaggttgactgggcgctgtgtgaagaacttccttttatttgttttaaacctgctgcccattaatttcatttggtgacccctagttcttatattatgggaacaagtaaataacttttccttattcactttctccacatcactcatgattttatagacttctatcatatccccccttagtctcctcttttccaagctgaaaagtcctaacctctttaatctctcctcatatgggaccccttccaaacccctaatcattctaggtgcccttctctgaaccttttctaacgccagtatatctttttggagatgaggagaccacatctgtatgcagtattcaagaagtgggtgtaccatggatttatataagggcaataagatattctctgtcttcttctctatccccttttttaatgattcctaacatcctgtttgcttttttgaccgcttctgctcactgcgtggacgtcttcagagagctatccatgatgactccaagatctttcctgattagttgtagctaaattagcccccatcatattgtatgtatagttggggttattttttttccaaggtgcattactttacatttatcctttattacaaatttcatttgccattttgttgcccaatcacttagttttgtgagatctttttgaaatcttcacagtcagctttggtcttaactatcttgagcagtttagtatcatctgcaaactttgccgcctcactgtttacccctttctccagatcatttatgaataagttgaataggattggtcctaggactgaccctcggggaacaccactagttacccctctccattctgagaatttaccatttattcctaccctttgttccctgtcttttaaccagttctcaatccatgaaaggatcttccctcttatcccatgacaacttaatttacgtaagagcctttggtgagggaccttgtcaaaggccttctggaaatctaagtacactatgtccactggatcccccttgtccacatgtttgttgaccccttcaaagaactctaatagacacaatttccctttacagaaaccatgttgatttttgcccaacaatttatattcttctgtgtgtctgacaattttattctttactattgtttcgactaatttgcccggtaccgacgttagacttaccggtctgtaattgccgggatcacctctagagccctttttaaatattggcgttacagtCGCTCTCTTCCAGTCATTGCGTactgaagctgatttaaaggacaggttactaACCGTAGGTAATAGTGCCGCAATTTCACAttggagttctttcagaactcgtGGGTCAATGCCAT encodes:
- the LIN7B gene encoding protein lin-7 homolog B, yielding MAALSSEPLGLERDVARAVELLERLQRSGELPPHKLQALQRVLQSKFCSAIREVYEQLYDTLEIAGSAEIRAHATAKATVAAFAASEGHAHPRVVELPKTDEGLGFNIMGGKEQNSPIYISRVIPGGVADRHGGLKRGDQLLSVNGVSVEGEQHEKAVELLKAAQGTVKLVVRYTPKVLEEMEARFEKMRTARRRQQHHSYSSLESRG